A stretch of the Argentina anserina chromosome 6, drPotAnse1.1, whole genome shotgun sequence genome encodes the following:
- the LOC126797009 gene encoding protein DMP7-like produces the protein MVAQQETLHPLLENYSNNNNEPTVRAPTSSSPFSSPIVAPNPPKTSTQKTMRKTFKGTAHLANLLPTGTVLTFQMFSPVFTHQGKCSTSANHMITILLLIFCSISSFLLCLTDSFRDERGKVRYGLATFKGLFVLDGSNHFISAELAAKYKLTFIDFFHAFMSVLVFGAVALFDHNIVSCFYPKLTEEGKQVLFVIPVGVGIVCSILFVLFPSKRHGIGFPLSRS, from the coding sequence ATGGTTGCACAACAAGAAACACTACATCCGCTTTTGGAAAATTATAGCAATAATAACAATGAACCTACTGTAAGAGCAccaacatcatcatcaccattttCATCGCCAATAGTAGCTCCAAATCCACCAAAAACTTCAACACAAAAGACAATGAGAAAGACATTTAAAGGCACTGCTCATTTGGCCAATCTTCTCCCAACAGGAACGGTCCTTACATTTCAAATGTTCTCTCCAGTTTTTACACACCAAGGAAAGTGTTCTACTAGTGCCAACCATATGATAACGATATTGCTTTTAATATTTTGCtctatttcttcttttcttttgtgccTCACTGATAGTTTTCGAGATGAGCGAGGTAAGGTGCGGTACGGGTTGGCCACGTTCAAAGGGTTGTTTGTACTTGATGGGTCTAATCACTTTATTTCGGCGGAGTTGGCAGCAAAATACAAAttgacattcattgatttCTTCCATGCTTTTATGTCTGTGTTGGTCTTTGGGGCAGTGGCATTGTTTGATCATAATATTGTCAGTTGCTTTTACCCTAAGTTGACCGAGGAAGGGAAGCAAGTTTTGTTTGTAATACCGGTTGGTGTTGGTATTGTTTGCAGTatcttatttgttttgttcCCAAGCAAGCGTCATGGAATAGGCTTCCCTCTTTCTCGTAGTTAG